The following proteins are co-located in the Trichormus variabilis 0441 genome:
- a CDS encoding LysM peptidoglycan-binding domain-containing M23 family metallopeptidase yields the protein MTVSYRLLLLCSLVSTIGLTTILPHASRVNAAVEGCPIPALSRFKRHKVVRGDTLVTIAQRYNLSPETLIGMNPSLHNGSSPAVGSELQIPPYNGVVVEVPQGQTWRQVATRYKVRPDTLFEINGCQANPRIVFVPGVNWSPNGSFTQSPRPSTARASAQLAGYPFPQAVEVGLPYGWQINPNTGEVFFHSGVDLLASVGTPVEAIAPGTVVFAKEQGTYGNLVIINHNGGLQSRYAHLGSINVKVGQKVNQGQLLGTVGTTGQPTAKQPHLHFEVRASSSLGWVAENPKDYLKP from the coding sequence ATGACTGTTTCCTACCGTCTGCTTTTACTCTGTAGTTTAGTCAGCACTATTGGACTGACGACCATACTCCCCCATGCGAGCAGGGTTAACGCTGCTGTAGAGGGTTGCCCAATTCCCGCTTTATCTCGCTTCAAGCGCCATAAAGTAGTTCGTGGCGATACGTTAGTAACCATAGCCCAACGCTATAATCTCAGCCCAGAAACGCTGATTGGCATGAATCCATCTCTCCATAATGGTTCTTCCCCGGCTGTGGGTAGTGAATTACAAATTCCTCCTTACAACGGGGTGGTTGTGGAAGTGCCTCAGGGTCAAACTTGGCGGCAGGTAGCGACGAGATATAAAGTTCGTCCTGATACTCTATTTGAGATTAATGGCTGTCAAGCAAATCCCAGAATTGTGTTTGTTCCAGGGGTAAATTGGTCGCCTAATGGCTCTTTTACCCAGTCTCCTAGACCTTCCACAGCTAGAGCTTCTGCTCAGTTAGCTGGCTATCCTTTTCCCCAGGCTGTGGAGGTAGGCTTACCTTACGGTTGGCAGATTAACCCTAATACGGGTGAAGTATTTTTCCATAGTGGGGTGGATTTATTGGCATCAGTGGGGACTCCTGTTGAGGCGATCGCACCAGGTACGGTAGTCTTTGCTAAGGAGCAGGGTACTTACGGTAATTTGGTCATCATCAACCACAATGGCGGACTCCAAAGCCGCTACGCCCATCTTGGCAGCATCAATGTTAAGGTTGGGCAAAAGGTTAATCAAGGCCAGTTACTCGGCACCGTCGGCACTACAGGACAACCTACAGCCAAACAACCCCATCTTCATTTTGAAGTGCGTGCTAGTTCATCTCTAGGTTGGGTGGCAGAAAATCCTAAAGACTATTTGAAACCATAA
- a CDS encoding HhoA/HhoB/HtrA family serine endopeptidase has product MNLSLKQLAVYLSLLVVGGSAGLLGSRYLLPQNRSFQQLKNVTVGLPSESVASNPVIGSAANNGGDNVNFIASAVQKVGPAVVRINATRKVANPISDVLKNPLLRRFFGEDEQPIPQERIERGTGSGFILSEDGQLLTNAHVVADTDTVQVTLKDGRTFEGKVLGVDQITDVAVVKIPGRNLPTVNLGNSQNLIPGQWAIAIGNPLGLDNTVTIGIISATDRTSAQVGVPDKRVSFIQTDAAINPGNSGGPLLNAQGEVIGVNTAIRADAQGLGFAIPIETAARVANELFTKGSVQHPFLGIEMTDLSPSKKQQINIENKLNIRQDTGVVIKGVLDDSPAKEAGLLPGDVIQKINGKTVKTSAQVQKSVESSTVGDILTVEVNRSGEILTLKVQSGVYPNR; this is encoded by the coding sequence ATGAATTTATCCCTAAAGCAACTGGCCGTTTATCTGTCTCTACTAGTAGTTGGTGGTAGTGCAGGTTTGTTAGGCAGTCGCTATCTCCTCCCACAAAATCGCTCGTTCCAACAACTCAAAAATGTCACAGTCGGTTTGCCTTCGGAATCTGTAGCGTCTAATCCTGTCATAGGTTCTGCGGCAAATAATGGGGGGGATAATGTCAATTTTATTGCTAGTGCTGTGCAGAAAGTTGGCCCGGCTGTAGTGCGAATTAATGCCACCCGTAAAGTTGCCAATCCTATCTCTGATGTTTTAAAGAATCCTCTATTACGTCGATTTTTCGGTGAAGATGAACAGCCAATTCCGCAAGAACGAATTGAGCGGGGTACAGGTTCGGGGTTTATTTTGAGTGAAGATGGGCAACTACTAACTAATGCCCATGTCGTAGCTGATACAGACACCGTACAAGTAACTCTTAAGGATGGTCGGACTTTTGAGGGGAAGGTACTGGGAGTTGACCAGATTACAGATGTAGCTGTTGTCAAAATCCCTGGAAGAAACTTGCCGACAGTGAACTTGGGGAATTCGCAAAACCTCATTCCAGGACAATGGGCGATCGCTATTGGCAATCCTCTCGGTTTAGATAATACTGTCACTATCGGCATTATCAGCGCCACCGACCGCACCAGCGCCCAAGTTGGAGTTCCCGATAAGCGAGTCAGCTTTATTCAAACCGATGCAGCAATCAACCCCGGTAATTCTGGCGGGCCTTTATTAAACGCTCAAGGGGAAGTAATTGGCGTTAACACTGCTATTCGTGCAGATGCTCAAGGTCTTGGCTTTGCCATTCCCATAGAAACAGCTGCCCGTGTCGCTAATGAGCTTTTTACTAAGGGGAGTGTACAACATCCGTTTTTAGGGATTGAAATGACAGACTTGTCCCCTAGCAAAAAACAGCAAATTAATATTGAAAACAAGTTAAATATTCGACAAGACACTGGGGTGGTAATTAAAGGTGTCTTGGATGATTCTCCAGCCAAAGAAGCAGGCTTGCTCCCTGGTGATGTGATTCAAAAAATTAACGGTAAAACAGTGAAAACATCAGCCCAGGTACAAAAATCGGTGGAATCCAGCACAGTTGGAGATATTCTAACCGTCGAAGTTAACCGCAGTGGTGAAATTCTCACCTTAAAGGTTCAGTCGGGAGTTTATCCCAACAGATAG
- a CDS encoding DUF760 domain-containing protein, producing MVFDPDFLNDNSEEHTNQILSDHFGEHPNQLLKYLQHQSPEVLARVAQSVSPEIKQIISQNVQGLVGMLPAENFNVQITTDKENLAGLLASAMMTGYFLRQMEQRMQLDHLSNG from the coding sequence ATGGTGTTTGATCCTGACTTCTTAAACGACAACTCCGAAGAACACACCAACCAAATTCTTTCTGACCATTTTGGGGAACACCCAAATCAGTTACTAAAGTATCTACAACATCAGTCTCCCGAAGTTCTAGCCCGTGTAGCTCAATCCGTCAGCCCGGAAATTAAACAAATTATTTCCCAAAACGTCCAAGGGTTAGTGGGAATGCTTCCCGCAGAAAATTTCAATGTCCAAATTACCACAGACAAAGAAAATCTAGCGGGGTTATTAGCATCTGCAATGATGACTGGATACTTCTTACGCCAAATGGAACAAAGGATGCAGTTAGATCATTTGTCTAATGGCTAA
- the scpB gene encoding SMC-Scp complex subunit ScpB has translation MNTATATKIEAILYLKGKPLSVSEIAEYAACDRATVEEGIIELMDSYAHRDSALEVVETTDGYSLQLRSDFQDLVQTMIPVELGLGALRTLAAIALNSPILQSDLIELRGSGVYQHVPELVELGFVRKRRDNESRSYSLQVTPKFHQYFQIEQLPQPFDNDQKEQQLELDLAVGAGE, from the coding sequence ATGAATACAGCCACAGCAACGAAAATAGAAGCGATTCTTTATCTGAAGGGTAAACCCTTATCGGTCAGTGAGATTGCCGAGTATGCCGCGTGCGATCGCGCTACCGTAGAGGAAGGCATCATTGAATTAATGGACAGCTACGCCCACCGAGATAGCGCCTTGGAAGTTGTAGAAACTACAGATGGTTACAGTTTACAACTACGTTCAGACTTCCAAGATTTAGTGCAGACAATGATTCCTGTAGAATTGGGACTAGGTGCATTGCGGACATTAGCGGCGATCGCCCTCAATAGTCCCATCCTGCAAAGCGACTTGATTGAGCTACGCGGTTCCGGTGTATATCAACACGTACCAGAACTAGTTGAACTCGGTTTTGTGCGTAAGCGCCGAGATAATGAGTCCCGTTCCTATTCGCTCCAAGTCACTCCAAAATTTCATCAATATTTCCAAATAGAGCAACTTCCCCAACCCTTTGACAACGACCAGAAAGAACAGCAGTTGGAACTAGACTTAGCTGTGGGAGCAGGGGAGTAG